The Sphingosinicellaceae bacterium genome includes the window TACTGAGCAAGCCGGGCGAAACACCGCCGTAGTTGCTGGTCTCATCGACGACGGGCGGCGGGTTGGGTCGCTATGCGTCGGCGACGACTTCGAAGCCGCCGAGGATCATGCGCCTGCCGTCGAGTGACATCGGCTGTCCGTCAGGCGCCATGCGCGGGTCGTGCCTGACCTTCGCCATGCCGGCGTCGCGCGTCGCCTTATCGGGCCAATCGATCCACGAGAACACCACCGTCTCGCCGTCGCCGGCCTGAACCGCGCAGCGGAAATCGGTCAGTGTGCCATCGGGAATGTCGTCGCCCCAGCAATCGACGACGCGGGTGGCACCGTGGTCCTTGAAGATCGGCGCGGTCTTGCGTGCAAACGCGGGGCGTCAATGGCGGGCGTCAGTGTCCGATCGGCTCCGCCATCAGCTCGACCAGTACGCCGCCCGAGTTCTTGGGGTGGACGAAGATCACCGGCACGCCGTGGGCGCCGATCCGCGGTTCGCCGGTGCCGAGCACGGTCGCGCCCTTCGCCCGCATCGCGTCGCGCGCGGCGATGATGTCGGGAACCTCGAAGCAGATGTGGTGCTGTCCGCCGCTCGGGAATTTCTTGAGGAAGCCCCACACCGGCGAAGCCTCGCCGAGCGGCTCGATCAGCTCGAGCTGGCTGTTCGCAAGGTCGATGAAGGCGACCGAGACGCCCTGCTCGGGCAGCGCGAACTTGGGTCGGCTGACGGTCGCTCCGTAGAGGTCGCGGTACATCGCCAGCGTCGCGTCGATGTCGGGCGTCGCGATGCCGACATGGTTCAGGCGTCCGATCATCGAGCCTCCAGCTGCAAGAGCAATTCGTCCATCGTCGAAACCACCGCGGCGGCACCGGCGTCGTGCAGTTCCTGCGGGTCGTGATAACCCCAGTCGACGCCGATCGCGCGGACGCCAGCGTTGCGGGCCATCGCGATGTCGAACACCGTGTCGCCGATCATCACCGCGTCCTCGAGCGCACATCCGGCTTCTGCGAGCGCGGCGTAAAGCATCGCCGGGTGCGGCTTCGAGGGGTGCCGGTCGGCGGTCTGCAGGGTGACGAAATGATGCGCGAGGCCATGATGCTCGAGGATCAACGCCAGCCCGCGGTCCGACTTCCCGGTCGCAACGCCGAGCAACCAGCCGGCCTCGCCAAGTGTCGCCAGCCCCTCGGCGATGCCCGGATACAGGGGCTCAGGGTCGAGGCGCTTGTCGCGCCGCCGGTCCCAGAACGCCTGCTTGTAAGCGGCGGTCAGGCGCGCGTGGAGCGCGGGTGAAGCTGCCGGAACCAGCACTTCCATCGCCTCGATCAGGCTGAGCCCGACGATGCGTCTCGTGGTGTGGGCATCGGGCGGTGCAAGCCCCGCCGCCTCGAACGCATCGACCATCGCCAGCAGGATGTTCGCCTGGCTGTCGACCAGCGTCCCGTCGCAGTCGAAGACGGCAAGGCGTACGCTGGACGTTCCGGGGCTCACTATTCGCGCTGGCCCCGGGACCGGCGCTCGCCGCGGTGGGCCTTGCGCCGGGCTTTGGCGTCGGCGGTCGCGAGCTTCTTCTTGCCCTCCGGCGTGTCGGAGAACTTGACCGGGTCGAGGATTGCGCCATCGCCGTCGGCGGCGTCGAAGCCGAGCATCTTGAAGCTCTCGACGAAGTGCGAGGGCAGGTCGGCGACAATATCGAGGTGGCCGCCGTCGGGGGCCTCGATGCGCAGCCGACGGGCGTGGAGGTGGAGCTTGCGGCTGATCCCGCCGGTGAGAAAGGCGTCGCGGCCGCCGTATTTGGCATCGCCGACGATCGGGTGGCCGAGTGCGCTGGCGTGGACGCGAATCTGGTGGGTACGGCCGGTCTGCGGCTGGAACTCGACCCAGGCGGCCTGCGTCGCGGCGTGGTCGATGACCCGGTACAGGGTCCGCGCGCTCTGCCCGGTCTCGGGGTCGACGTGCATCTTCTCGCCGCCGGTGCCGGGTTGCTTCGACAGCGGCGCGTCGATTTCGCCCGCTTCCGGCTCGGGCTGGCCGACGGTCAGCGCCCAGTAGACCTTCTTGGCGGTGCGTCCGGCGAACGCCTTGGAAAAGAACGCCGCGGCGCGAGCGGAGCGGGCCAGCAGCAACACGCCGCTGGTGTCCTTGTCGAGACGGTGGACGAGCTTGGGCCGGGTGTTGGTGTCGAACATCAGCGCATCCAGCAGCCCATCGACGTGGCTAAGCGTGCCGGTGCCGCCTTGCGTCGCGAGGCCGGGGGGCTTGTTGATGACGATGGCGTGCGCGTCCTTGTGGATCACCAGGCTCTGCGCGAACTCGATCTCGGCGGGGCTCAGTGGCTTCGCGGGCCGCGATACAGGGGCACCCTCGGGGGCGTCCTCGGCGGGCGGCAGGGTCAGGACCTGGCCCGCAACGAGGCGTGCGCCGGGGTCGGTCTTGGCGCCGTCGAGGCGGAGCGTGCCGGTTCGTGCCCAGCGCGACACGACGTTGAAGCTGGTGCCGGGCTCGTGGCGCTTGAACCAGCGGTCTAACCGAATGCCCTCATCGTCGGGCTGGATGGTGATGCTGCGCGTCATGTGGCTACGGCCCGGATCAGGTAAAGGCCGGCGAACAGCGCCAGCATACTGCCGGCGACCGACGAGACTGCATAAGCAGCAGCGAGCGCGAAGTCGCCCTGCACCGTCATTTCGACCATCTCGAGGCTGAACGCCGAAAAGGTCGTGAAGCCGCCAAGGACGCCGACGCCGAGCAACAGGCGCAGCGGCTCGTCACCGGCGGTGCGTGTCGTCAGCCAGCCGGCCAGCAGCCCCATCGCGAAGCCGCCGAGGATGTTGACCGCCCACGTCCCGAACGGCAGGCCGGGGCCGAGCGTCGTCACTGCCCAGCGTCCGACGCCGAAGCGCAGGCCGGCACCGATGCCGCCTCCGAGCATGACCAGGACGAGCGGGGGCAGGGCGGCAAGCGGGAACATCGGCGTCGTGTAGCGGTCGCGGGCCGATTTGTGAACCGCGGGGCTTCACGCCAGGCCGAAGGTCCAGCCCTCGGTCGCGGCGATCGCCGGGGTCAGGCCCGGCGGCGCCCAGGTGAGCGGGTCGGTAGCCACCACGCGCATGCCCGCCGCGGAGATCAGTGCATCGCCGATGTGGTCGTCGAAGTGCTCGGGGACCGTATCGCCGCAGGGCGGGCTGCCGAGCTTGAGCAGCGCCGTGTCCAGCGCTGCCCGACTGCGCAGCTTGCCGCGCGCTCCCCCGAGCTGCGCGAACAGGCGGCAATAGATCTCGACAAGCAGCGGGCCTTGCTCCGGCCGCGGGTCCATCGGCCAGACCTGCACGTTCTCCAGCTCCGCCAGCAGCCGCATTCCCGACAGGCTCGCCTTGCCGCATTGTGCTGCGCCGAGCAGCACGAACATCGACGAGGGCGTGTTGCCGCGCGCCTTGTCGGCCTGCTCGACGACCCGCAGCCGAGCCCGGTCCGCGCGTGGCCCGTCGCCAGCACCAAGCCAGAAGTGCCGGCGGCGATGCTCGACGTAGCTGTGGGCGGCATGGTGCGGGTCGGTGGCAGCGGCCGTCTCGACCTCCTGCCAAAGTGAGCGGGCGTCGCTGGGGCTATCGGGATCACCGGGGAAGTATGTCCCCGCATCGGCGAACGGCAGCCCGAAGCACATGTCGATCCCGAACAACGCCCGCTCGCCTGCATCGCGCGCGGTCGCGACCAGCGCAAAGACCTCGGCACGGGACCAGCGGTGCCCGGCACGGACGAGGCGTGGCGGACCTGAGGCGCCGGCTTCGGCGACCGCAATCGCGCGATGCCGCTCGCCGACCGCACCGGTCCAGTCGATGGCGACGAAGCGGTCGAAGTTCATACGAGCAGACTTAGCCGCGCGTTACGCCCGCTGATACGTTGCCGTCAGCAAGCCCTTGGCGATCCCGTGCTTGACGACCGCGGCATCGACAGCGTCGCGGCCGGGGTGCTCGCCGAAGCCGGGGTCGGCGCCGAGGGCGTAGACCTGGAACAGATAGCGGTGGACGCCGTGTCCGGTCGGCGGATCGGGCGGCAGCCAGCCGGTGCGGAGATAGGAGTTGCGCCCGGTCGGAAAGCGCGGCGGGTTGGCCGACAATGCGCGCTCGGCAAATCCGCCGTCGCGGCCGGGCAGGTGGTGCGCGATAACGTGGACCAGCGGGCGCGGCGTCGGCGAGTCCGCGTCCTCGACCAGCACCACGACGCCGACCGCGTTCAGCGGTACGCCGCGCCATTCGAGCGGCGGCGATACCCCGGCACCGTCGGCGGTAAACCGCGCATCGAACGCGCCGCCGTCGAGCAGCGCCAGGCTGGTTACCGAAATGCTCGCCGGCACCGCCGCCAGCCGCTCGTCGTGGAACAGCGTCTTCTCGACGCCGGGACGAATGCTCTTGAGGGCGCGACCGAAGACGTGGGGTAGTTTTTCAAGCATCCTCCCTCAACCCCTAACGACGGCAAAGGGTTGCTCGCAGTGCCGGACGTTACGGCTGCTTCATCGCACGGAGCTGTCGCCAGTGGTCGATCCGTTCGGCGATGCGCTTCTCGTGGCCGCGGTCGGTCGGGGTATAGAAGTCCTGCGGCTCCATCTCGTCGGGCCAGTAGTTCGACCCCGAGAAACCGCCCTCGGCATCATGGTCGTAGGCATAGCCCTTGCCGTAGCCGATGTCCTTCATCAGCCGGGTCGGGGCGTTCAGGATGTTCGCCGGCGGCATCAGCGAGCCGGTCTCCTTCGCCGACCGCCACGCGCTTTTCTGCGCCATGTACGCGGCGTTCGATTTGGGCGCGGTCGCGAGGTATAGGCAGGCGTGCGCGATCGCCAACTCGCCCTCGGGGGAGCCGAGGAAGTCGTAGCTCTCCTTCGCCGCCAGCGTCACCACCAACGCGTTCGAATCCGCCAGGCCGATGTCCTCGCTGGCGAACCGCACCAGCCTACGCAGCACGTACAGCGGTTCCTCGCCCGCCGTCAGCATCCGCGCCAGATAGTAGAGCGACGCGTCGGGGTCGGAGCCGCGCAGGCTTTTGTGCAGCGCCGAGATCAGATTGTAATGGCCCTCGCGGTCCTTGTCGTAGACGGCGACGCGGCGGTGGAGCAGGTCGCGGAGCTGCCCTGGCTCGAGGGGCGCGTCGACGTGGATCGAGAACAAGGTCTCGGCCTGGTTGAGCAGGAAGCGGCCGTCGCCGTCGGCGCTGGCGACCAGCGCCTCGCGTGCGTCGGGAGTGAGCGGCAGAGGGCGTTCCTCGATCGCCTCGGCCCGGTCGAGCAGCTTTTCCAGCGCCGCCGCATCGAGACGGCGGACGATCAGCACCTGCGCGCGGCTCAGCAAAGCCGCGTTCAGCTCGAAGCTCGGGTTCTCGGTCGTCGCGCCGACCAGCGTGATCGTGCCGTCCTCGACATAGGGCAGGAAGCCGTCCTGCTGGGCGCGATTGAAGCGGTGGATTTCGTCGACGAACAACAGGGTGCGCTGGCCGGCACGGGCGGCGGTGCGCGCCTCGGCGAACAATTTCTTCAGGTCGGCGACGCCCGAGAATACTGCCGAGATCATCACGAAGCGCAGCCCCACGGCGTCCGCGAGCAGCCGTGCGATGGTCGTCTTGCCGGTGCCGGGCGGTCCCCACAGGACCAGGCTGGCGAGCTTGCCGGCAGTCACCATCCGCCCGATCGCGCCATCGGGGCCGGTCAGATGCTCCTGCCCGACAACCTCGTCGAGGGCGCGCGGGCGCATCCGCTCGGCCAGCGGCTGGCCGGGCAGGGGAGCGACGTCGGGGCCTGGGTCGGCGGCAAAAAGATCGGCCATGCCCCGACTTAGGCGCAGCAGCGAGCAGCGCAAGCCGCGGTCGCGGAACGAATATCAGCGGGCTGCCGTTCGGGACGCGAAGGGAATTTGCATGGCGCGCCAGTCGCAGGGTCGGAAACCGCAAGCCGCGCCGCCGACGAAAGGCGCCGCGCCCGGCACGCCGGCATCGAAACTGTCGCCTGAGGAGGAGCGGGAGGTCGACAAGCGCGGCCTCGCCAACCCGCGTATCGTGCATGAAGTCGTGCGCCTGCAGGGCGAGGAGGAGCTCGACCGGGGCTGGACGTCGCTGGTCGCGTCGGGCGTCGCGGCGGGCGTGTCGATCAGCGCCTCCGTGCTGGCGAAGGCATTCCTGCTGGCCGGTCTGCCGAAGGACGCGGCGTGGACCCCACTCGTCGCGGCGTTCGGTTACACGGTCGGGTTCGTCATCGTCATCATGGGGCGGCTGCAGCTGTTCACCGAGACCACGGTGACCGCGGTGCTGCCGGTCGCGACGCAGCCGACACTGGCCAACCTGGGCCGGCTCGGGCGGCTATGGGGACTGGTTCTGGTCGCGAACCTGACGGGCTCGCTTTTCGTCGCGTTCCTGATCGCCAAGGGCTTGATCCTCAGCCCGGAGCACCGGACGGCGGTGCTGGAGCTGTCCCGCGCGGCGCTGGCACACGACGTGCCGACGCTGATCCTGCTCGGCATTCCGGCCGGATTCCTGGTTGCGTCGATCGCATGGATCCTGCCGAATGCGCAGGGACAGGAGATCTGGATCATCATCCTGATCACCTGGGTCGTCGGCATCGGCGACTTCAGCCACGTCGTCGCCGGCTCGACGGAGGCGTTCGTGTTGTGGTGCAGCGGCGAGATCGGCTTCGGCCAGACCTTCGGCGGGTTCATCCTGCCGGCCCTGCTCGGCAACATCATCGGGGGGACCGGGCTGTTCGCGGTGCTCGCGCACGGTACGGTGCGCGGGGATCTTTAGCAGGGTGCCACGACTGAGTTGTCATCCCGGGCTTGACCCGGGACCCAGCTAACCACGGAGTCCGAGCCCGGGGTTAACTGGGTCCCGCGCGGGATGACAATTTGGCCTGCGCGCGGTTCAACCCGACGTGAACGTCAGCCCTCGACGTCCTTGAACCACGGCTCGACGGTGCCCTTCTGCTTCAAGGTGATCGGGTTGCCGTGGCGGTCGCGGGTCTTGCCGACGGTCATCCGGACCCAGCCTTCGGAGACGCAATATTCCTCGACCGTGGTCCGCTCGATGCCGTTGAAGCGGATGCCGATGCCGCGGGCCAGGATCGCCTCGTCGTAGAACGGCGTGCCCGGGGTCGCGCTGAGCCGGTCGGGAGGCGTCTCGCTGGCGGCTACGGGGGCAGCGATGTCGTCGGGCATGTCGTCGTCGGTCATCGGGATCGACCCTATCTCTAACGTGTCATCCCGGCGAACGCCGGGACCCAGATTTTCCACATACTCGATCGTCGAGCTTGCGATGCAACTGGGTCCCGGCATGCGCCGGGATGACAAACGTGTACGTGAGCGTGTTGAGCGTTAAGCCTCGTCGTCGTCCGGCGTTGCCTCGGCGATACCCTCGGGAGCCTGGGCGACCGGGGCGTCCGACTGGATGCCGGGTTCGGCATTCGGGTCGTAGGCCTCGGTGAAGCCGGCGTCGTCGCGCTCGAACATGTCGGCAGTGACGTCGACGCCCTTGGCCTGCAGTTCGGCCTCTTCCGGCGAACGCGCGATGTTGACCTTGATCGACACCGTGACCTCCGGGTGGAGGCTGACGCGGACTTCGTGGATGCCGAGCGCCTTGATCGGCTTGTCGAGCACGATCTGGTTGCGGGTCACCTTCATGCCGTCGGCGGCGAGCGCGTCGGACAGGTCGCGAGTGGCGACCGAGCCGTACAGCTGGCCGGTGTTCGACGCCTGACGGATCAGGATCACGGTCTTGCCGTCGATGCCCTGGCTGTCGGCCTTGGCTTCGTCGCGACGCTTGGCGTTATCGGCCTCGATGACCGAGCGGTTGGCTTCGAAACGCTTGCGGTTGGCTTCCGACGCACGGAGCGCCTTGTGCCGTGGCAGCAGGAAATTTCGCGCGAAACCGGGCTTAACATTGACGACGTCGCCGATGTTGCCGAGCTTTTCGACGCGCTCGAGCAGGATCACATCCATGGACTCGCTCCCTTACTTGACGAGGTAGGGCAGGAGCCCGAGGTGACGCGCGCGCTTGATCGCCTGGGCGAGTTCGCGCTGCTTCTTGCCGGAAACGGCGGTGATGCGGCTCGGTACGATCTTGCCACGCTCGGACACGAAGCCCTGCAGCAGGCGCACGTCCTTGTAGTCGATCTTCGGAGCATCGGGACCCGAGAACGGGCACGACTTACGGCGGCGGAAAAATGGACGTCCCATGGTCTCAGCCCTTCCTTAAGCCGTACGCGGGCGGAAACCGCCACGGTCGCCGCCGCCGCCACCGGCACCCCGGTCACGGTCGCCGCCGAAGCCACCACCGCCACGCGGACGGTCGCCGCGATCGCCACGGTCGCCGCGGTCACGGTCGCCGCCGCCGCGGCCATCACGGTCGCGCTCGCGGCTTTCGTTGCGACGCATCATCGCCGACGGCTCGGTCTCGTGCTCGTCGACCTTGACGGTCATGTAGCGGAGGATGTCCTCGTTCAGCGCGACCTGGCGCTCGAGCTCGGCGACCGCGGGGGCCGGAGCGTCGATGTTGAACATCACGTAGTGCGCCTTGCGGTTCTTCTTGATCCGGTAGGCGAGGGTACGCAGGCCCCAGTATTCGTTCTTGGTGACGGCACCCTTGCCGTCCGAGATGATGCGGGTGAAGGTCTCCGTCATCGCTTCGACCTGGGCTGTCGCCAGGTCCTGTCGCGCGAGGAAGACATGCTCGTACGCCGGCATGTTTTGCTGTCCTTGTCGGCCGATCGTTGACGCCGCACCGTGCGACGCCCCTCCGGCTGGCTTAAAAGCAAACGGCGAGGGACTTGCCCCCGCCGGTGCTTCGAGTGGCGGCTGTTAGGTCAGTCCACCCTAGACGTCAAGGAAACTCCGCATCTTGCGTGAGCGCGACGGGTGCTTCAGCTTGCGCAGCGCCTTCGCCTCGATCTGCCGGATGCGCTCCCGGGTGACCGAGAACTGCTGGCCGACTTCCTCGAGCGTGTGGTCGGTGTTCATGCCGATGCCGAAGCGCATGCGCAGGACGCGCTCCTCGCGCGGGGTCAGCGACGCCAGCACGCGGGTCACCGTCTCCTTGAGGTTGGCGTGGATCGCGGCATCGACCGGGATGACCGCATTCTTGTCCTCGATGAAGTCGCCGAGGTGGCTGTCTTCCTCGTCGCCGATCGGGGTCTCGAGACTGATCGGCTCCTTGGCGATCTTCATCACCTTGCGGACCTTCTCGAGCGGCATCGACAGGCGCTCGGCAAGCTCCTCCGGCGTCGGCTCGCGGCCGATCTCGTGGAGGATCTGGCGGCTGGTGCGGACCAGCTTGTTGATCGTCTCGATCATGTGGACCGGGATGCGGATGGTCCGGGCCTGGTCGGCGATCGAGCGGGTGATCGCCTGCCGGATCCACCACGTCGCGTAGGTCGAGAACTTGTAGCCGCGGCGGTACTCGAACTTGTCGACCGCCTTCATCAGGCCGATGTTGCCTTCCTGGATCAGGTCGAGGAACTGCAGCCCGCGGTTGGTGTATTTCTTGGCGATCGAGATCACCAAGCGCAGGTTCGCCTCGACCATTTCCTTCTTGGCGATACGCGCCTCGCGCTCGCCCTTCTGGACCATGTTGGTGATGCGGCGGAACTCGCCGAGGTCGACGCCGGTGGCGTTGGCGATCTCGGCGGCTTCGGAGCGGATGCGCTCGACGGTCTCGGTCTCGGCGACGGCAAAGGCGGCGAAGCGCTTGTCGATCGCGCCGACGCGGACCATCCAGCCCTCGTCGAGCTCATGCCCGACATACTCGTCGAGGAACTGCTTGCGGTTGATCTTGTGCTTGTCGGCAAGCTTCATCATGCCGGTGCCAAGCACCAGCAGGCGGCGGTTATAGCCGTACAGCTGGTCGACGAGATATTCGATCTTGCCGTTGTTGAAGTGGATCGCCTGGACGCTGCGGGTCAGGTCCTCGCGCAGCTTCTGGTAGCGACGCTCATCGGAAAGCGAGAACTCGCCAGCGTTACCGAGAGCATCGAGGCGGCCGGCCTGCAGCTTCTGGAACTTCTTGTAGGTCGCGGTGATCTCGGCAAAGCGCTCCAGCGCCTCGGGCTTGAGCTGCTCCTCCATCTGCGCCAGTGACAGGGTGTTGTCCTCGTCGTCGTCGTCGGGGATCGCCAGCTGGCCGTCGGGACGCAGGCGTGGCGAGTCGCCGCCCGACTCGTCGTCGGAATCCTCGGCACCCGCCTTGTGCTCGGGCGCCTCGTCGTCCTTGTACGCAGCACCGGTCGGAAGCTCGGCACCGGTGACCGGAGCATCGGCATTGGCGACGTCGGCATCGGTCGGACCCTTGGCGAGCATCGCGTCGAGATCGAGGATCTCGCGCAGCTGCATACGTCCTTCGTTGAGCGCGTTCGACCAGTCGATCATCGCGTGGAACGTCATCGGGCTCTCGCAGAGCCCGGCGATCATGGTGTTGCGGCCGGCCTCGATGCGTTTGGCGATGGCGATTTCGCCTTCGCGGCTGAGCAGCTCGACGGCGCCCATTTCGCGCAGGTACATGCGCACCGGGTCGTCGGTACGGTCGAGCGGCGCGGCCTTGGTGACGGGCGCAGCGGCGACTGCGGGGTCGGCCTCGGCCTCCTCCTCGTCATCGTCGGCAGCGGCGGCCGCTGCGGGCTCGGTACCATCTTCGGCGGGCTCGTCGTTCTCGATGACGTTGATGCCCATCTCGCTGAGCGACGCCATCACGTCCTCGATCTGCTCGGACGACATCTGGTCCTGCGGAAGTGCCTCGTTCAGCTCGTCATAGGTGATGTAGCCGCGTTTCTTGGCGCGAACGAGGAGCTTCTTGACCGACGCCTCGTTGAGGTCGAGCAACGGCGCGCCGTCACCCTCGGGCTTGGCTTCGGTTTCGACTGTCGCACCGTTCGTCTTCGCCATATGTTTCGTTCCTACCCGCGCTTGCGCGCTGTTCTTGCGATCCAACAACGGCGTTTGCGCGCCGCCTCATCAATGCGTCGCGACGCCGAAGCGCCGCTAGATATCGAGCTGCGCCTCGCGCGCATCCTCGGCCAATTTCATCAGTGCCGCGTCGACTTGAGCCCGCTCGGCGCGCAACCTTTGCTGCGCGTTCCAGTCGGCCTCACTTGCCGTTTGAGCGAAGCGGGCCGTGGTGGCCGCGAGTTCGCCCTCGATACGCGTCCGTGCGAGCACGGTGTCGACCACGGCCGCGAAATCGCGTTCGACCTGGGCGACATGGCCGGAACCCTTGTCCGGAGGCGTCGGCCTGGTAAACGAGAACCCGAGGCGGTTCGAAGCACGGACCTCTGCCGCGATGGCTGACAATCCGTGAGCCTGCAAATCGGTGGCAAGTGCAGCTTTGTCAAGGTCTGGTTCGTGCGTCAGCGCCGATAGAATCGCGTCGAGCAAGCGGGTTAGCGGCGCTTCGCCGGCATCGAGTGTCGCCAGTTGCTCACCATGCCGGTCGGCCAGCCCCGGGTGCTCGAGCAGCCCGACGATCACCGCGAGGATTTCGCCCGCCCCGGCCCCGCGCGCGTGCAGCGCCTTCAGCCCATCCGAAGCGTGGGGCGACACAAATACCTGCCCGCGCTTGCCGCCCGTTCGCGCCCCAAAGTCGCGCTTCGGCAGATACAGCGTATCGAAGCGTGACCGGAACTCGGCATCGTAAAGCGCCCGCACCGACCCGTCCTGGATCGCCTGCGAATGTTCGCGCAGCCGCTCGCGAACACCGGCGCGACGCTCCGGCGTGCCGGTGTCGATGCCCTCGGTCTCGGCGCGCCACAGCCGGTCGATCAGCGGCTCAGCCTTGGCCAGCAGCATCTCGAACGCCGCCGACCCTTGCGTCCGCACGATGTCGTCGGGGTCCTGCCCGGGCGGCAGCGTCGCCAACCGCAGCGAACGACCGGGTTCGAGCAAGGGCAGGGCGCGCAATGCTGCCCGCAGCCCCGCCCGCTGGCCCGCCGTGTCGCCGTCGAAACACAGCACCGGCTCCGGCACCACCCGCCACAACAATCCAAGTTGTGCCTCGGTCAGCGCCGTCCCGAGCGGCGCGACCGCCTCGACGAACCCCGCCTGCGCCAGCGCGATCACGTCCATGTAGCCCTCGACGACGATCAGCCGCCCCGACTTCCGCGCTGCCGGCCCCGCCTTGTCGAAGTTGTACAGCGTCCGCCCCTTGTCGAAGAGCGGCGTGTCGGGCGAGTTCAGGTACTTCGGCTGCCCGTCTCCCAGGATGCGCCCGCCGAACGCGATCACCCGCCCGCGCGGATCGCGGATCGGGAACATCAGCCGCCCCCGGAACCGGTCGTAGGTGTCCCCCTCGTCCGGCGTGACCAGCAGCCCCGCCTCGACCAGCTTCGCCTCGCCGACACTGTCGAGCGCCGCCTTGAGCCTGGTCCGCGCATCCGGCGCCAGCCCCAGCCCGAACGCAGCGACGGTCGCCGCCGTTAGCCCTCGCTTTTCCAGATATCCCCGCGCCGCCGCGCCGCCCGTGCTCGCCAGTTGCTCCCCGAACCACGAGGCCGCCCGCGCGCAGACCTCGTGTAGCCCCGCGGCAGCCTTGGCGCGCTCCTGCCCCTCCGGCGATTCGAGCGGCATCTCCAGCCCCGCCTCGACCGCCAGCGTCTCGATCGCGTCGCGGAAAGCGAGCCCGTCCTGCTTCATCACCCAGTCGATGACGCTGCCGTGCTCGCCGCAGCCGAAGCAGTGGTAGAATGCCTTGTCGTCGTTGACGTAAAAGCTCGGTGTCTTCTCGTTGTGAAACGGGCAGCAGCCCTTCATCTCGCGCCCCGCGCGGGTGAGTTTCACGCGCCGCTGGACGACCGAGGACAGGGTGACCCGGGCGCGGAGCTCGTCGAGGAAGGCGGGGGGTATGGTCAATACGGCACTTCGAAATCGAGGGAGTGTTCCCCACAAGGGGGTCCCCCTCCCGGTACGGGAGGGGCTAGGGGTGGGCACTGTAGGCAAGCGACCACAATAATCCGAAGCACCCCGTCGATATGGTCGAGAACATCGCGGTTGGTGAACCTCACCACGGTGTGCCCCTCGCGCTCCAGCCACCGCGTCCGCCGCTGATCCTCAAGACCGCCATGCTGGCTGCCATCGAGCTCGATCACCAGCTTGCGCGACCGCGCCACGAAGTCAGCAATAAACGGCCCGACCGCGATCTGCCGACTGAACTTCACGCCATCCAGCTGGCTGTTCCTCAGGTGCCCCCAAAGCTTCCGCTCAGCGGGTGTAGGCGCGCTGCGCATGGCGCGGGCGCGTTGCTTCTGGAGGTCGGGAATGGTGCGAACGCCCACCCCTAACCCCTCCCGTACCGGGAGGGGGATCCGCTTGCGGCGGCTACTCCTTTCACTTCACTACCCCAGCGCCGCCTTCACCATCGCGCTCGCGCTCCCCATGTCGAGCTGCCCCGCGAACCGTTCGCGTACCACCGCCATCACCCGGCCCATGTCCTTGAGCGACGTCGCCCCCAGCTCCGCGACGAGCTCCCGCACCTTGGCCTGCGCCTCGCCCGCGGACATCTGCGCCGGCATGAAGCCCTCGATCACGCCGAGCTCCGCACGCTCGGCATCCGCCAGCTCGGGCCGCCCGCCGGTGACGTACATCTCGATCGATTCGC containing:
- a CDS encoding YbhB/YbcL family Raf kinase inhibitor-like protein translates to MLEKLPHVFGRALKSIRPGVEKTLFHDERLAAVPASISVTSLALLDGGAFDARFTADGAGVSPPLEWRGVPLNAVGVVVLVEDADSPTPRPLVHVIAHHLPGRDGGFAERALSANPPRFPTGRNSYLRTGWLPPDPPTGHGVHRYLFQVYALGADPGFGEHPGRDAVDAAVVKHGIAKGLLTATYQRA
- the crcB gene encoding fluoride efflux transporter CrcB, whose product is MPPLVLVMLGGGIGAGLRFGVGRWAVTTLGPGLPFGTWAVNILGGFAMGLLAGWLTTRTAGDEPLRLLLGVGVLGGFTTFSAFSLEMVEMTVQGDFALAAAYAVSSVAGSMLALFAGLYLIRAVAT
- a CDS encoding RluA family pseudouridine synthase, giving the protein MTRSITIQPDDEGIRLDRWFKRHEPGTSFNVVSRWARTGTLRLDGAKTDPGARLVAGQVLTLPPAEDAPEGAPVSRPAKPLSPAEIEFAQSLVIHKDAHAIVINKPPGLATQGGTGTLSHVDGLLDALMFDTNTRPKLVHRLDKDTSGVLLLARSARAAAFFSKAFAGRTAKKVYWALTVGQPEPEAGEIDAPLSKQPGTGGEKMHVDPETGQSARTLYRVIDHAATQAAWVEFQPQTGRTHQIRVHASALGHPIVGDAKYGGRDAFLTGGISRKLHLHARRLRIEAPDGGHLDIVADLPSHFVESFKMLGFDAADGDGAILDPVKFSDTPEGKKKLATADAKARRKAHRGERRSRGQRE
- the mce gene encoding methylmalonyl-CoA epimerase, with amino-acid sequence MIGRLNHVGIATPDIDATLAMYRDLYGATVSRPKFALPEQGVSVAFIDLANSQLELIEPLGEASPVWGFLKKFPSGGQHHICFEVPDIIAARDAMRAKGATVLGTGEPRIGAHGVPVIFVHPKNSGGVLVELMAEPIGH
- a CDS encoding DUF3297 family protein, whose amino-acid sequence is MTDDDMPDDIAAPVAASETPPDRLSATPGTPFYDEAILARGIGIRFNGIERTTVEEYCVSEGWVRMTVGKTRDRHGNPITLKQKGTVEPWFKDVEG
- a CDS encoding replication-associated recombination protein A, yielding MADLFAADPGPDVAPLPGQPLAERMRPRALDEVVGQEHLTGPDGAIGRMVTAGKLASLVLWGPPGTGKTTIARLLADAVGLRFVMISAVFSGVADLKKLFAEARTAARAGQRTLLFVDEIHRFNRAQQDGFLPYVEDGTITLVGATTENPSFELNAALLSRAQVLIVRRLDAAALEKLLDRAEAIEERPLPLTPDAREALVASADGDGRFLLNQAETLFSIHVDAPLEPGQLRDLLHRRVAVYDKDREGHYNLISALHKSLRGSDPDASLYYLARMLTAGEEPLYVLRRLVRFASEDIGLADSNALVVTLAAKESYDFLGSPEGELAIAHACLYLATAPKSNAAYMAQKSAWRSAKETGSLMPPANILNAPTRLMKDIGYGKGYAYDHDAEGGFSGSNYWPDEMEPQDFYTPTDRGHEKRIAERIDHWRQLRAMKQP
- a CDS encoding formate/nitrite transporter family protein — its product is MARQSQGRKPQAAPPTKGAAPGTPASKLSPEEEREVDKRGLANPRIVHEVVRLQGEEELDRGWTSLVASGVAAGVSISASVLAKAFLLAGLPKDAAWTPLVAAFGYTVGFVIVIMGRLQLFTETTVTAVLPVATQPTLANLGRLGRLWGLVLVANLTGSLFVAFLIAKGLILSPEHRTAVLELSRAALAHDVPTLILLGIPAGFLVASIAWILPNAQGQEIWIIILITWVVGIGDFSHVVAGSTEAFVLWCSGEIGFGQTFGGFILPALLGNIIGGTGLFAVLAHGTVRGDL
- a CDS encoding HAD-IA family hydrolase; its protein translation is MSPGTSSVRLAVFDCDGTLVDSQANILLAMVDAFEAAGLAPPDAHTTRRIVGLSLIEAMEVLVPAASPALHARLTAAYKQAFWDRRRDKRLDPEPLYPGIAEGLATLGEAGWLLGVATGKSDRGLALILEHHGLAHHFVTLQTADRHPSKPHPAMLYAALAEAGCALEDAVMIGDTVFDIAMARNAGVRAIGVDWGYHDPQELHDAGAAAVVSTMDELLLQLEAR
- a CDS encoding DUF1428 domain-containing protein; its protein translation is MFKDHGATRVVDCWGDDIPDGTLTDFRCAVQAGDGETVVFSWIDWPDKATRDAGMAKVRHDPRMAPDGQPMSLDGRRMILGGFEVVADA